From one Rosa rugosa chromosome 4, drRosRugo1.1, whole genome shotgun sequence genomic stretch:
- the LOC133745039 gene encoding uncharacterized protein LOC133745039, producing the protein MANRRDPPVDADNFVEAFARRMEANQVGGRLGRLVTYIKSLGATKFTGGKPHEAEEWIYNLEIHFEMMDCTQVELRRVATCLLEGDARFWWDTVKRVTLPAAMEHMEWAVFKEKFLEKYFPQVEKDKKELEFIQLTQGKMTVIEYETKFTKLSRFAPHIVDTDDKKARRFIGGLNSNIRRMVTQRGITYEEAVDKALTQEEENQKYRMEKERENGFRVKRSHPMSNQKSEQPWKKQKGRDSSTEKGKEVARGPNWCFNCGETGHMSNACPKPRRIPGSRFNCGKVGHFSKQCNAPRRNNNPPPRPVQLNAIACENIVMEGTLIAYSTHAHILFDTGASDSLISATFVTTLGLTPSEHDEILTVSTPLEKSTTLTKVCKSCPIHVLDTEFPMDLIVINLRRFDIILGFDWLSKYPHRLS; encoded by the coding sequence ATGGCCAATAGAAGAGATCCACCTGTCGATGCAGACAATTTTGTCGAAGCCTTCGCAAGAAGGATGGAGGCAAATCAAGTCGGTGGGAGGCTAGGACGGCTAGTAACATACATAAAGAGTCTAGGGGCAACGAAATTTACTGGAGGGAAACCTCACGAGGCTGAAGAATGGATTTACAATCTGGAAATCCACTTTGAAATGATGGACTGTACCCAAGTAGAGCTACGAAGAGTGGCTACTTGTCTGTTAGAAGGAGATGCTCGTTTCTGGTGGGACACGGTCAAACGTGTCACACTCCCTGCAGCAATGGAACACATGGAATGGGCTGTCTTCAAAgagaaatttctggaaaaatatTTTCCACAAGTTGAGAAAGACAAGAAAGAATTAGAGTTTATTCAACTTACCCAAGGAAAGATGACTGTGATTGAGTATGAGACCAAGTTCACTAAACTTTCTCGTTTTGCTCCACACATAGTAGATACCGATGACAAAAAGGCAAGACGATTCATTGGAGGACTGAACTCCAATATTCGAAGAATGGTCACTCAGCGTGGAATCACGTACGAAGAAGCTGTAGACAAAGCCTTAACtcaagaagaagagaatcaaAAGTACCGCATGGAGAAAGAGCGAGAGAATGGTTTCCGAGTAAAAAGAAGTCATCCAATGTCTAATCAGAAAAGCGAACAACCATGGAAGAAGCAGAAAGGGAGAGACTCATCAACTGAAAAAGGAAAGGAGGTGGCAAGAGGGCCAAATTGGTGTTTCAACTGTGGGGAAACGGGACACATGTCTAATGCTTGTCCAAAGCCACGTCGCATTCCAGGATCTCGTTTCAATTGTGGAAAGGTTGGACATTTCTCAAAACAGTGCAATGCACCGAGGCGAAACAATAACCCACCACCTCGTCCTGTCCAGCTAAATGCCATAGCTTGTGAGAACATCGTGATGGAAGGTACGCTGATAGCATATAGTACTCATGCTCATATACTATTTGACACTGGTGCATCCGATTCGCTTATATCTGCTACATTTGTCACAACTTTGGGATTGACACCAAGTGAGCATGATGAAATTTTAACAGTCTCAACACCATTAGAAAAATCTACCACCTTAACCAAAGTATGCAAATCATGTCCTATACATGTTCTAGATACAGAATTTCCCATGGACCTCATAGTCATAAACTTGAGGCGATTTGACATAATTCTAGGATTTGATTGGTTAAGCAAATACCCTCATAGGCTGTCGTGA